In a single window of the Elaeis guineensis isolate ETL-2024a chromosome 4, EG11, whole genome shotgun sequence genome:
- the LOC105042917 gene encoding uncharacterized protein isoform X2, with amino-acid sequence MFKLHRHKSDRLGDRIEFKLSNFQAFQVPKGWDRLFLSIISLGTGKTIAKSSKTTVHGGTCQWTESISESIFVSQNGASKELEECQFKIVVSMGSARTGFLGEVTLNLTDYLSSRDSGPLSLPLKKCNYGTLLQLRIQCATPKSKSRDGKSWREASHLEDLNANDDDMDNKSDGSDNMFNRSVVSSTSNNLGTNPDEPGNRDRSFSASGSHRSSDSGDSCIGKATFSPRDSSNGGVYMGRQDSTDSHVSSTYSAGPGDDISKSNQSSFNSRASGSSFNTNQWQEAAAQTSTNGLSPLSVRPSDSAKDLLEAAEETIEELRDEAKMWERHSRKLKLDIEILKKECSDKSKHHGELEMELSAAYTERDSLRQEVEHLKSSLDELMTKQTNTDTSSAKIESMIHVQKELEDELKFQKESNANLTLQLKKMQDSNVELVSILQELEEISEKQRLEIETLTEQNHVSELDGDLMSPATSDTDTEWRRRLSLKEEEIIKLEKKLSDVLNAQHGEMVSTESHSDLIKEIEVLKAKVQELEKDCAELTDENLELIFKVKDLSKDIKEGKDSPGSKSPESQDHNSPDNTELLKSHIHHLEGEPKRKEMSTEGYMVEPSATMINDLKKSCADLEFELQQYKDQACDLEIKLQKSQAEIEEKNLELTELQQKLENFQHADLGSFDVVTERRETESWSTSEMPRLFSEMNNQLHIALSHVRDLCCDGNSVANREYDSDSDFKVPITTDTITVKEQAGVLTNKLLELNALLSGCKSVFQHADIMVEKGGVDGTEVKEQKNNSLLEQEIENLKAEMQSRSKSISEELEESNSKIEEFKAGMLLKEQEIDILKHSKRELEDLISNLQKDKSQLEEDLAIAHRENSITSKSLEDVHHDLLELTSTIDSHMSANKILERKSIELESCKNELELNISEMEQENVQLSERISGLEAQLRHLTNEKESKRLELEDSRSLIMDLKDEIEKKQAEMETQKVELKQKLQESQIRLLDAQEEAEVLRRSHSKLQSTVESLIEECNSLQKLTEDLRRQKLGLHERITHLEIELDESQTKSSDFCKRVEFLEVKLSSLQKDIASKETSLLSELESIFQEHKEHAEGLRQAHIMLNKIQSEKTVEVENLEREIAHLTAQASSTHDEQERAALDAVHEVSSLRSNKAKLECSLQEVNEKVKLYETELQTLRQESKNKVQGLVDLLNASKQSEEMLMTDIKHTKRLMEDVKSSEEKFKRMANELELKLKASDYEKQQTMEEISRLKVQLQKISHLQDEILVFKSSLDEAKFEKGKVEELLQSVTEECEELKTEKVSLKEKVANMQKAFYDGEDDRRSRIALEEKLLRLESDLTAKEASYAYEAELKNELNRIRRTNSEYQRKIQSLEQEKDELMREAQLIEREVMTKSDQCRDGRISSESAIERHTSEHHEMERQAQNSQNRDKHFHAGEEKILGENELQDHTEMPQVSKEVDLESKVHLLEHKLAEALETNNMYKVQLQRFCRDA; translated from the exons GTTCCTAAAGGATGGGACAGGCTTTTTCTTTCTATTATCTCTCTGGGGACTGGAAAAACAATTGCCAAGTCCAGCAAAACAACAGTGCATGGGGGAACTTGTCAATGGACTGAGAGTATTTCAGAATCTATATTTGTTTCTCAAAATGGTGCATCAAAAGAACTTGAGGAATGCCAATTTAAAATTGTGGTTTCCATG GGATCAGCTAGAACTGGTTTTCTTGGAGAGGTTACCTTGAATCTAACAGATTATCTAAGTTCAAGAGATTCTGGGCCTCTTTCATTGCCATTGAAAAAGTGCAACTATGGCACACTTTTACAG CTCAGGATCCAATGTGCCACCCCAAAATCTAAATCCAG GGATGGAAAATCTTGGAGAGAAGCATCACATCTTGAAGATCTAAATGCTAACGATGATGACATGGACAACAAATCAGATGGATCCGATAATATGTTTAATAGAAGTGTGGTATCTTCAACCAGCAATAATTTGGGCACTAATCCAGACGAACCTGGAAATAGG GACAGAAGTTTCTCAGCATCAGGGTCCCATCGGAGTTCCGACTCGGGAGATAGTTGCATAGGAAAAGCAACTTTTTCTCCCAGAGACAGCTCAAATGGGGGAGTATACATGGGAAGACAAGATTCAACTGACTCTCATGTTAGTTCAACATATAGTGCAGGCCCTGGTGATGACATTTCTAAGTCAAATCAGTCATCCTTCAATTCTAGAGCCTCAGGATCCTCCTTTAATACAAACCAGTGGCAAGAGGCTGCAGCACAAACATCCACGAATGGTCTTTCTCCGTTATCAGTAAGACCCTCTGATTCTGCAAAAGATCTCCTTGAAGCTGCTGAAGAAACCATTGAGGAACTTCGTGACGAGGCTAAGATGTGGGAGAGACATTCTCGAAAGTTAAAGCTtgatattgagatattaaagaaggaaTGTTCTGACAAATCCAAACATCACGGAGAACTTGAAATGGAGCTTTCAGCTGCATACACAGAACGTGATTCCCTGAGACAAGAGGTTGAACATTTGAAATCATCATTAGATGAGTTAATGACAAAACAAACAAATACTGATACTAGCTCTGCCAAAATTGAAAGTATGATCCATGTGCAAAAGGAACTGGAAGATGAATTGAAGTTTCAGAAAGAATCCAATGCCAATCTAACACTGCAGCTCAAGAAAATGCAAGATTCAAATGTTGAGCTTGTCTCTATTCTTCAGGAATTGGAAGAGATCTCAGAAAAACAGAGATTGGAGATAGAAACCCTAACAGAACAAAATCATGTAAGTGAACTTGATGGGGATCTGATGAGTCCAGCAACGTCTGATACTGACACAGAATGGAGGAGAAGGCTATCTCTAAAAGAGGAAGAAATCATTAAGTTAGAAAAGAAGCTGTCTGATGTTCTGAATGCTCAACACGGTGAAATGGTTTCTACTGAAAGTCATTCTGACCTGATAAAGGAAATTGAAGTTTtaaaagctaaagtgcaggagcTAGAGAAAGACTGTGCGGAACTTACAGATGAGAACCTAGAACTCATATTTAAGGTGAAGGACTTGAGCAAGGACATCAAAGAAGGGAAGGATTCTCCTGGTTCTAAGTCCCCTGAGTCTCAGGATCATAATTCACCTGACAATACTGAGTTACTTAAATCACATATACATCATCTGGAGGGGGAGCCCAAGAGGAAGGAAATGTCAACTGAAGGATATATGGTTGAGCCATCAGCAACCATGATCAATGACCTCAAGAAAAGTTGTGCTGATCTTGAGTTTGAACTACAACAATATAAGGATCAAGCATGTGATCTTGAGATAAAGCTTCAGAAAAGCCAAGcggaaatagaagaaaaaaacttAGAGTTAACCGAGCTCCAACAAAAACTTGAAAACTTCCAACATGCTGACTTGGGGAGTTTTGACGTAGTTACTGAAAGAAGAGAAACGGAATCATGGAGCACATCAGAAATGCCAAGATTATTTTCTGAAATGAATAATCAACTTCATATTGCTCTCTCTCATGTAAGGGACCTATGCTGTGATGGTAACTCTGTTGCAAATAGAGAGTATGATAGTGATTCTGATTTTAAGGTTCCTATCACCACAGATACAATTACTGTAAAGGAGCAGGCAGGGGTTTTGACAAATAAGTTACTTGAGTTGAATGCGCTATTAAGCGGCTGCAAGTCTGTGTTTCAACATGCAGACATAATGGTTGAGAAGGGTGGTGTTGATGGAACTGAAGTAAAAGAGCAGAAAAATAACAGTTTGTTAGAACAAGAAATTGAAAACCTGAAGGCAGAAATGCAATCCAGAAGCAAGAGCATTAGTGAAGAGTTAGAGGAAAGCAACTCTAagatagaggagttcaaggctggAATGTTGTTAAAAGAACAGGAAATTGATATTCTGAAACATTCCAAAAGGGAactagaagatctgatttctaatcTTCAAAAAGATAAAAGTCAATTAGAAGAAGATTTGGCAATTGCACATAGAGAAAACAGTATAACCTCTAAATCCTTGGAAGATGTGCATCATGATCTTTTGGAGCTTACTAGCACCATTGATTCTCATATGTCTGCTAATAAGATACTAGAAAGGAAGTCAATTGAACTTGAAAGTTGCAAAAATGAACTAGAGTTGAATATATCTGAGATGGAACAAGAGAACGTACAATTATCAGAACGTATATCTGGCCTAGAAGCTCAATTAAGACATTTAACAAATGAAAAGGAGTCAAAAAGACTTGAACTAGAAGATTCAAGGTCTCTTATAATGGATCTTAAGGATGAAATTGAAAAAAAGCAAGCTGAAATGGAAACACAAAAAGTGGAACTGAAACAAAAACTACAAGAATCACAAATACGGTTGTTAGATGCACAAGAGGAAGCAGAGGTTTTAAGGAGATCACATTCAAAATTACAATCTACAGTTGAGAGTCTTATTGAGGAGTGCAACTCTCTGCAGAAGTTAACTGAAGACTTAAGGAGACAAAAACTAGGGTTGCACGAACGCATTACCCATCTGGAGATTGAATTGGATGAATCACAAACAAAGAGTTCTGATTTTTGTAAAAGAGTTGAGTTCTTGGAGGTAAAACTTTCTTCCCTGCAAAAGGATATTGCTTCAAAAGAGACATCACTGCTGTCAGAACTTGAAAGTATTTTCCAAGAGCACAAGGAACATGCAGAGGGCTTAAGACAGGCACATATCAtgttaaataagattcaatcagaaAAGACAGTTGAAGTAGAGAATCTTGAGAGAGAGATTGCACACCTCACTGCACAGGCGTCCTCAACTCATGATGAACAAGAAAGAGCGGCATTAGATGCAGTACACGAAGTCTCCAGCCTGCGATCAAATAAAGCTAAACTGGAATGTAGTCTTCAGGAGGTCAACGAGAAGGTTAAGCTCTATGAGACGGAGCTACAAACACTGCGACAGGAGTCTAAAAATAAGGTGCAAGGGTTAGTTGATCTGCTTAATGCTTCGAAACAGAGTGAGGAAATGTTGATGACCGACATCAAGCATACGAAGAGACTAATGGAGGATGTCAAGTCTAGTGAAGAGAAATTCAAAAGAATGGCAAATGAACTGGAATTAAAGCTTAAAGCTTCTGACTATGAAAAACAACAAACAATGGAAGAGATTTCCAGATTAAAGGTTCAGCTGCAAAAAATATCTCATCTTCAGGATGAAATCTTGGTTTTTAAAAGTTCTCTGGATGAGGCAAAATTTGAAAAGGGAAAAGTTGAAGAGTTGCTGCAGTCAGTAACTGAAGAATGTGAAGAATTGAAAACAGAGAAAGTTTCATTAAAGGAGAAAGTGGCAAATATGCAGAAGGCCTTTTATGATGGCGAAGATGACAGACGCAGTAGAATTGCCTTAGAAGAAAAGCTTCTGAGACTGGAAAGTGATCTGACTGCTAAAGAAGCATCATATGCTTATGAAGCAGAGTTGAAGAATGAACTTAATCGGATCAGGAGAACAAACAGCGAGTATCAAAGAAAAATACAATCACTTGAGCAGGAAAAAGATGAGTTAATGAGGGAAGCTCAACTAATCGAGAGGGAAGTGATGACAAAAAGTGATCAATGTCGGGATGGCAGAATTTCAAGTGAG AGTGCGATAGAGAGGCATACTAGTGAACACCATGAAATGGAGAGGCAAGCACAAAATTCTCAAAATCGTGACAAGCATTTCCATGCTGGTGAAGAAAAGATATTG GGGGAAAATGAGCTTCAGGATCATACAGAAATGCCACAAGTCAGCAAAGAAGTGGACCTTGAATCGAAAGTCCACTTACTTGAACATAAGCTTGCTGAAGCTTTGGAAACAAATAACATGTATAAAGTGCAACTTCAGAG ATTTTGCAGAGATGCATGA
- the LOC105042917 gene encoding uncharacterized protein isoform X1 produces MFKLHRHKSDRLGDRIEFKLSNFQAFQVPKGWDRLFLSIISLGTGKTIAKSSKTTVHGGTCQWTESISESIFVSQNGASKELEECQFKIVVSMGSARTGFLGEVTLNLTDYLSSRDSGPLSLPLKKCNYGTLLQLRIQCATPKSKSRDGKSWREASHLEDLNANDDDMDNKSDGSDNMFNRSVVSSTSNNLGTNPDEPGNRDRSFSASGSHRSSDSGDSCIGKATFSPRDSSNGGVYMGRQDSTDSHVSSTYSAGPGDDISKSNQSSFNSRASGSSFNTNQWQEAAAQTSTNGLSPLSVRPSDSAKDLLEAAEETIEELRDEAKMWERHSRKLKLDIEILKKECSDKSKHHGELEMELSAAYTERDSLRQEVEHLKSSLDELMTKQTNTDTSSAKIESMIHVQKELEDELKFQKESNANLTLQLKKMQDSNVELVSILQELEEISEKQRLEIETLTEQNHVSELDGDLMSPATSDTDTEWRRRLSLKEEEIIKLEKKLSDVLNAQHGEMVSTESHSDLIKEIEVLKAKVQELEKDCAELTDENLELIFKVKDLSKDIKEGKDSPGSKSPESQDHNSPDNTELLKSHIHHLEGEPKRKEMSTEGYMVEPSATMINDLKKSCADLEFELQQYKDQACDLEIKLQKSQAEIEEKNLELTELQQKLENFQHADLGSFDVVTERRETESWSTSEMPRLFSEMNNQLHIALSHVRDLCCDGNSVANREYDSDSDFKVPITTDTITVKEQAGVLTNKLLELNALLSGCKSVFQHADIMVEKGGVDGTEVKEQKNNSLLEQEIENLKAEMQSRSKSISEELEESNSKIEEFKAGMLLKEQEIDILKHSKRELEDLISNLQKDKSQLEEDLAIAHRENSITSKSLEDVHHDLLELTSTIDSHMSANKILERKSIELESCKNELELNISEMEQENVQLSERISGLEAQLRHLTNEKESKRLELEDSRSLIMDLKDEIEKKQAEMETQKVELKQKLQESQIRLLDAQEEAEVLRRSHSKLQSTVESLIEECNSLQKLTEDLRRQKLGLHERITHLEIELDESQTKSSDFCKRVEFLEVKLSSLQKDIASKETSLLSELESIFQEHKEHAEGLRQAHIMLNKIQSEKTVEVENLEREIAHLTAQASSTHDEQERAALDAVHEVSSLRSNKAKLECSLQEVNEKVKLYETELQTLRQESKNKVQGLVDLLNASKQSEEMLMTDIKHTKRLMEDVKSSEEKFKRMANELELKLKASDYEKQQTMEEISRLKVQLQKISHLQDEILVFKSSLDEAKFEKGKVEELLQSVTEECEELKTEKVSLKEKVANMQKAFYDGEDDRRSRIALEEKLLRLESDLTAKEASYAYEAELKNELNRIRRTNSEYQRKIQSLEQEKDELMREAQLIEREVMTKSDQCRDGRISSESAIERHTSEHHEMERQAQNSQNRDKHFHAGEEKILGENELQDHTEMPQVSKEVDLESKVHLLEHKLAEALETNNMYKVQLQRFIDEEGKNQTEVLNKTTSNNDTKISDNDKITSLEAELKDMQERYLQMSLQYAEVEAQREELVMKLKSMKKEKRWFS; encoded by the exons GTTCCTAAAGGATGGGACAGGCTTTTTCTTTCTATTATCTCTCTGGGGACTGGAAAAACAATTGCCAAGTCCAGCAAAACAACAGTGCATGGGGGAACTTGTCAATGGACTGAGAGTATTTCAGAATCTATATTTGTTTCTCAAAATGGTGCATCAAAAGAACTTGAGGAATGCCAATTTAAAATTGTGGTTTCCATG GGATCAGCTAGAACTGGTTTTCTTGGAGAGGTTACCTTGAATCTAACAGATTATCTAAGTTCAAGAGATTCTGGGCCTCTTTCATTGCCATTGAAAAAGTGCAACTATGGCACACTTTTACAG CTCAGGATCCAATGTGCCACCCCAAAATCTAAATCCAG GGATGGAAAATCTTGGAGAGAAGCATCACATCTTGAAGATCTAAATGCTAACGATGATGACATGGACAACAAATCAGATGGATCCGATAATATGTTTAATAGAAGTGTGGTATCTTCAACCAGCAATAATTTGGGCACTAATCCAGACGAACCTGGAAATAGG GACAGAAGTTTCTCAGCATCAGGGTCCCATCGGAGTTCCGACTCGGGAGATAGTTGCATAGGAAAAGCAACTTTTTCTCCCAGAGACAGCTCAAATGGGGGAGTATACATGGGAAGACAAGATTCAACTGACTCTCATGTTAGTTCAACATATAGTGCAGGCCCTGGTGATGACATTTCTAAGTCAAATCAGTCATCCTTCAATTCTAGAGCCTCAGGATCCTCCTTTAATACAAACCAGTGGCAAGAGGCTGCAGCACAAACATCCACGAATGGTCTTTCTCCGTTATCAGTAAGACCCTCTGATTCTGCAAAAGATCTCCTTGAAGCTGCTGAAGAAACCATTGAGGAACTTCGTGACGAGGCTAAGATGTGGGAGAGACATTCTCGAAAGTTAAAGCTtgatattgagatattaaagaaggaaTGTTCTGACAAATCCAAACATCACGGAGAACTTGAAATGGAGCTTTCAGCTGCATACACAGAACGTGATTCCCTGAGACAAGAGGTTGAACATTTGAAATCATCATTAGATGAGTTAATGACAAAACAAACAAATACTGATACTAGCTCTGCCAAAATTGAAAGTATGATCCATGTGCAAAAGGAACTGGAAGATGAATTGAAGTTTCAGAAAGAATCCAATGCCAATCTAACACTGCAGCTCAAGAAAATGCAAGATTCAAATGTTGAGCTTGTCTCTATTCTTCAGGAATTGGAAGAGATCTCAGAAAAACAGAGATTGGAGATAGAAACCCTAACAGAACAAAATCATGTAAGTGAACTTGATGGGGATCTGATGAGTCCAGCAACGTCTGATACTGACACAGAATGGAGGAGAAGGCTATCTCTAAAAGAGGAAGAAATCATTAAGTTAGAAAAGAAGCTGTCTGATGTTCTGAATGCTCAACACGGTGAAATGGTTTCTACTGAAAGTCATTCTGACCTGATAAAGGAAATTGAAGTTTtaaaagctaaagtgcaggagcTAGAGAAAGACTGTGCGGAACTTACAGATGAGAACCTAGAACTCATATTTAAGGTGAAGGACTTGAGCAAGGACATCAAAGAAGGGAAGGATTCTCCTGGTTCTAAGTCCCCTGAGTCTCAGGATCATAATTCACCTGACAATACTGAGTTACTTAAATCACATATACATCATCTGGAGGGGGAGCCCAAGAGGAAGGAAATGTCAACTGAAGGATATATGGTTGAGCCATCAGCAACCATGATCAATGACCTCAAGAAAAGTTGTGCTGATCTTGAGTTTGAACTACAACAATATAAGGATCAAGCATGTGATCTTGAGATAAAGCTTCAGAAAAGCCAAGcggaaatagaagaaaaaaacttAGAGTTAACCGAGCTCCAACAAAAACTTGAAAACTTCCAACATGCTGACTTGGGGAGTTTTGACGTAGTTACTGAAAGAAGAGAAACGGAATCATGGAGCACATCAGAAATGCCAAGATTATTTTCTGAAATGAATAATCAACTTCATATTGCTCTCTCTCATGTAAGGGACCTATGCTGTGATGGTAACTCTGTTGCAAATAGAGAGTATGATAGTGATTCTGATTTTAAGGTTCCTATCACCACAGATACAATTACTGTAAAGGAGCAGGCAGGGGTTTTGACAAATAAGTTACTTGAGTTGAATGCGCTATTAAGCGGCTGCAAGTCTGTGTTTCAACATGCAGACATAATGGTTGAGAAGGGTGGTGTTGATGGAACTGAAGTAAAAGAGCAGAAAAATAACAGTTTGTTAGAACAAGAAATTGAAAACCTGAAGGCAGAAATGCAATCCAGAAGCAAGAGCATTAGTGAAGAGTTAGAGGAAAGCAACTCTAagatagaggagttcaaggctggAATGTTGTTAAAAGAACAGGAAATTGATATTCTGAAACATTCCAAAAGGGAactagaagatctgatttctaatcTTCAAAAAGATAAAAGTCAATTAGAAGAAGATTTGGCAATTGCACATAGAGAAAACAGTATAACCTCTAAATCCTTGGAAGATGTGCATCATGATCTTTTGGAGCTTACTAGCACCATTGATTCTCATATGTCTGCTAATAAGATACTAGAAAGGAAGTCAATTGAACTTGAAAGTTGCAAAAATGAACTAGAGTTGAATATATCTGAGATGGAACAAGAGAACGTACAATTATCAGAACGTATATCTGGCCTAGAAGCTCAATTAAGACATTTAACAAATGAAAAGGAGTCAAAAAGACTTGAACTAGAAGATTCAAGGTCTCTTATAATGGATCTTAAGGATGAAATTGAAAAAAAGCAAGCTGAAATGGAAACACAAAAAGTGGAACTGAAACAAAAACTACAAGAATCACAAATACGGTTGTTAGATGCACAAGAGGAAGCAGAGGTTTTAAGGAGATCACATTCAAAATTACAATCTACAGTTGAGAGTCTTATTGAGGAGTGCAACTCTCTGCAGAAGTTAACTGAAGACTTAAGGAGACAAAAACTAGGGTTGCACGAACGCATTACCCATCTGGAGATTGAATTGGATGAATCACAAACAAAGAGTTCTGATTTTTGTAAAAGAGTTGAGTTCTTGGAGGTAAAACTTTCTTCCCTGCAAAAGGATATTGCTTCAAAAGAGACATCACTGCTGTCAGAACTTGAAAGTATTTTCCAAGAGCACAAGGAACATGCAGAGGGCTTAAGACAGGCACATATCAtgttaaataagattcaatcagaaAAGACAGTTGAAGTAGAGAATCTTGAGAGAGAGATTGCACACCTCACTGCACAGGCGTCCTCAACTCATGATGAACAAGAAAGAGCGGCATTAGATGCAGTACACGAAGTCTCCAGCCTGCGATCAAATAAAGCTAAACTGGAATGTAGTCTTCAGGAGGTCAACGAGAAGGTTAAGCTCTATGAGACGGAGCTACAAACACTGCGACAGGAGTCTAAAAATAAGGTGCAAGGGTTAGTTGATCTGCTTAATGCTTCGAAACAGAGTGAGGAAATGTTGATGACCGACATCAAGCATACGAAGAGACTAATGGAGGATGTCAAGTCTAGTGAAGAGAAATTCAAAAGAATGGCAAATGAACTGGAATTAAAGCTTAAAGCTTCTGACTATGAAAAACAACAAACAATGGAAGAGATTTCCAGATTAAAGGTTCAGCTGCAAAAAATATCTCATCTTCAGGATGAAATCTTGGTTTTTAAAAGTTCTCTGGATGAGGCAAAATTTGAAAAGGGAAAAGTTGAAGAGTTGCTGCAGTCAGTAACTGAAGAATGTGAAGAATTGAAAACAGAGAAAGTTTCATTAAAGGAGAAAGTGGCAAATATGCAGAAGGCCTTTTATGATGGCGAAGATGACAGACGCAGTAGAATTGCCTTAGAAGAAAAGCTTCTGAGACTGGAAAGTGATCTGACTGCTAAAGAAGCATCATATGCTTATGAAGCAGAGTTGAAGAATGAACTTAATCGGATCAGGAGAACAAACAGCGAGTATCAAAGAAAAATACAATCACTTGAGCAGGAAAAAGATGAGTTAATGAGGGAAGCTCAACTAATCGAGAGGGAAGTGATGACAAAAAGTGATCAATGTCGGGATGGCAGAATTTCAAGTGAG AGTGCGATAGAGAGGCATACTAGTGAACACCATGAAATGGAGAGGCAAGCACAAAATTCTCAAAATCGTGACAAGCATTTCCATGCTGGTGAAGAAAAGATATTG GGGGAAAATGAGCTTCAGGATCATACAGAAATGCCACAAGTCAGCAAAGAAGTGGACCTTGAATCGAAAGTCCACTTACTTGAACATAAGCTTGCTGAAGCTTTGGAAACAAATAACATGTATAAAGTGCAACTTCAGAG atttatTGATGAGGAGGGAAAAAATCAAACTGAAGTTCTTAACAAAACTACAAGCAATAATGACACAAAGATCAGTGACAATGACAAGATAACATCCTTAGAGGCAGAGTTAAAGGATATGCAAGAACGATACCTCCAAATGAGCCTCCAGTAtgctgaggtggaggctcagcgTGAAGAACTAGTTATGAAGCTCAAATCTATGAAAAAGGAGAAGAGGTGGTTCTCCTGA